A stretch of the Sphingobacterium thalpophilum genome encodes the following:
- a CDS encoding TolC family protein gives MNKNRIYKYAGFTLVLLSFAACKPLEIQQRVENKTVPTHYGTAEQDSANTGKMKWDSYFTDPNLQALIQDALQNNQELNIILQEIEIERNEVSAKKGEYLPSVGIKAGAGLDKVSRYTNIGAMEANTEIEPGREMPEPLLDFGLGVQAKWETDIWGKLHNATKAQLHRYLASVEGKNFMVTNLISEIADSYYELLALDNELEVINENIKIQNNALAVVNDLKQFARANKLAIKRFQAQILKTQGMQFDIKQKITETENKINFLVGRFPQEVKRNHDAFASLVPPTVYTGIPADLLENRPDIKQAEYELAAANLDIKSAKARFYPSLDITAGIGLQAFDPTYLIKPASFVSSLVGELTAPLVNKRAIQAAYKNANARQVQAVLHYEQTVLGAFIEVTNQLSKIKNLESGLAIKTKEVDALNESIGISNDLFKYARADYMEVLLTQRDALESKFEFVEKKVSQLKASISIYRSLGGGWNQR, from the coding sequence ATGAATAAAAACAGAATATACAAATATGCCGGTTTCACGCTCGTTTTATTAAGCTTCGCAGCGTGTAAGCCTTTGGAAATACAGCAACGCGTAGAAAATAAGACTGTGCCCACACATTATGGCACAGCGGAACAGGATTCAGCTAATACCGGAAAAATGAAATGGGATAGTTACTTTACCGATCCTAATCTGCAGGCGCTGATTCAAGACGCATTGCAGAACAATCAAGAGCTGAATATCATTCTTCAAGAAATTGAAATTGAAAGAAATGAAGTGAGTGCAAAAAAAGGTGAATATTTACCATCTGTTGGTATAAAGGCTGGCGCTGGTCTGGACAAAGTAAGCCGATATACCAACATCGGCGCAATGGAAGCCAATACGGAAATCGAGCCCGGAAGGGAGATGCCCGAGCCACTGCTCGATTTCGGATTGGGCGTACAGGCCAAGTGGGAAACTGACATCTGGGGAAAATTACACAACGCCACCAAGGCTCAGCTACATCGATATCTAGCAAGTGTTGAGGGTAAAAATTTCATGGTCACCAATTTGATTTCAGAGATTGCCGATTCCTATTATGAACTCCTTGCTTTGGACAATGAACTTGAGGTGATCAACGAGAACATTAAAATCCAGAATAATGCTCTGGCTGTAGTCAACGATCTCAAACAGTTTGCTCGTGCCAACAAGTTAGCTATCAAGAGATTTCAAGCACAGATTCTCAAAACTCAGGGCATGCAATTCGATATTAAACAAAAAATAACAGAAACGGAAAATAAGATCAATTTTTTAGTCGGGAGATTTCCCCAGGAGGTAAAAAGAAATCATGACGCTTTCGCCTCCCTTGTACCACCAACCGTATATACCGGCATACCTGCTGACTTGTTGGAAAACCGTCCCGACATCAAGCAAGCAGAATATGAACTTGCTGCCGCTAACCTGGACATCAAATCCGCAAAAGCACGTTTCTATCCTTCACTGGATATTACAGCTGGTATTGGTTTACAGGCTTTCGACCCGACCTATCTGATTAAACCCGCCTCTTTTGTCTCTTCGCTAGTTGGGGAACTTACAGCTCCGCTAGTCAACAAGAGAGCGATCCAAGCAGCGTATAAAAATGCGAATGCCAGACAGGTACAAGCTGTACTACATTATGAACAAACAGTTTTGGGCGCATTTATAGAAGTCACAAATCAACTTTCAAAAATCAAGAATTTGGAAAGTGGACTAGCTATTAAAACAAAAGAAGTGGATGCGTTAAACGAATCGATTGGAATCTCCAATGACCTATTTAAATATGCGCGAGCAGATTATATGGAGGTCCTACTCACCCAGCGTGATGCATTGGAATCAAAATTCGAATTCGTTGAAAAAAAAGTCAGCCAACTCAAAGCTAGTATTTCGATTTACAGATCCCTCGGCGGTGGCTGGAATCAGCGATAG
- a CDS encoding efflux RND transporter periplasmic adaptor subunit, with amino-acid sequence MKRFMYISLCLIVLFTSCQSDKKEKKESAIFNVTSPLIKDTLVNKEYVAQIRSINHIELRAQEKGYIQSIFVDEGQYVQKGQPLFKIMPNLYESDVNRAKAEVKYAEIEYQNAKNLSEKDIVAPQEAEMAKAKYEKAKAELASMNTHLKFTDIRAPFSGIVGKLHIRKGSLVDEGELITELSDNSKMWVYFNVPEVEYLNQMEAKKGNSPMHVRLKMANGKEFDQDGVVETIESDFNNETGNIAYRATFPNPKGLLRYGQTGNIMITSPYEAALMIPQKATFEELEKKYVYVVTKDNKVKAREVTIAAELPHIYVISNGLGKNDKILLNGLRMVQENQTIESRYQNPEKVMSNLDLYAE; translated from the coding sequence ATGAAAAGATTCATGTATATCAGTCTGTGTCTTATCGTTTTATTCACGAGCTGCCAATCCGATAAAAAAGAAAAGAAGGAATCAGCGATATTCAATGTCACTTCCCCCCTAATCAAAGACACATTAGTTAACAAAGAGTATGTAGCACAAATTCGCTCTATAAACCATATTGAACTTCGAGCGCAAGAAAAAGGGTATATTCAGTCCATATTTGTTGATGAGGGACAATATGTACAGAAAGGACAACCGCTGTTTAAAATTATGCCCAATCTTTATGAGTCAGATGTCAATCGAGCCAAGGCTGAAGTAAAATATGCAGAAATCGAATATCAGAATGCCAAAAACCTTTCTGAAAAAGATATCGTCGCTCCGCAAGAAGCAGAAATGGCTAAAGCAAAATATGAAAAGGCCAAAGCTGAACTCGCGTCAATGAATACTCACCTAAAGTTCACAGATATCAGAGCTCCTTTCTCGGGAATAGTTGGCAAATTACATATACGGAAAGGAAGTCTCGTTGATGAAGGTGAACTAATAACCGAGCTATCAGACAATAGTAAAATGTGGGTCTATTTTAATGTCCCAGAAGTAGAATATCTGAATCAAATGGAAGCCAAAAAAGGCAACAGTCCGATGCACGTACGCCTAAAAATGGCGAATGGAAAAGAGTTTGATCAGGACGGGGTTGTAGAGACGATAGAATCGGACTTCAACAATGAAACAGGCAATATCGCATATAGGGCAACATTTCCAAATCCCAAAGGACTTTTAAGATACGGTCAGACAGGGAATATTATGATTACTTCTCCTTATGAAGCCGCGCTGATGATCCCCCAGAAAGCGACATTTGAAGAGCTCGAGAAAAAGTATGTGTATGTTGTAACCAAAGACAATAAGGTGAAAGCTAGAGAAGTGACGATTGCTGCTGAGCTACCGCATATTTATGTTATCTCCAACGGACTCGGAAAAAATGACAAAATTCTTTTGAATGGATTACGCATGGTTCAAGAAAACCAAACAATTGAATCCAGATATCAAAATCCTGAAAAGGTCATGTCGAATCTAGATTTATATGCAGAGTAA
- a CDS encoding efflux RND transporter permease subunit, producing the protein MFKKVIHRPVFAIVLSVVILFIGGLAIKQLPTEQFPKIAPTTVAVTIAYPGASADVLVKSSLITLENAINGVQGMRYIATDATSAGEATVNVIFDPGTDPNDAVVLVKTRVDQVMPLLPELVQKEGVVVNPIQPSMLMYVNLYSSNKSMDEKFLYNYATVNIIPEINRIHGIAKSQILGSRRYAMRIWLNPDRMRAYNLSVDEVMEAIGEQSIIGRPGRLGQSSGIAAQSLEYVLTYKGQYNQPQEYENIILRANAEGENIKLKDVAKVELGSEFFDIYSNLDGHPSASIVLKQNYGSNANDVIKDVKAKLKEMKGNFPPGIDYKISYDVSQFLDASIEQVMHTLRDAFILVAIVVFIFLGDWRSTLIPIIAVPVSLIGTFFVLQLFGLSINLVTLFALVLAIGIVVDNAIVVIEAVHAKMEESNISPYNAVKEVMAEIAGAIIAITAVMVAVFIPISFMTGPVGTFYRQFSITMASSIVISAVVALTLTPVLAAMLLKNNHGKAKKVNGLSRALDVFNAIFDKITGKYAGFLRKIASRRAITWGILIAFCLGTFAINRTLPGGFIPSEDQGTIYAIIQTPPGSTLEQTNKISRELQKICQNVEGVESVSSLAGYEIMTEGRGSNAGTCLINLKTWDEREHSVKEIMEELEEKSKDLGAIVEFFEPPAVPGFGSSGGFSMRLLDLNRTTDYQDFDKVNKNFIANLKKRKELTGVFTFFAANYPQYELVFDNNAAMQKGVSIGKAMDNLNILIGSTYEQGFIRFGQFFKVYVQSSPEFRRLPSDIMNLYVKNDQGQMVPYSAFMTLKKTQGPNEITRYNMYNSAAIRGLPAKGYTTADAIQAINETAIQTLPHGYKVAWEGLSYDEAQRGNEAVYVFLVVLVFVYLVLAAQYESFIIPFAVLLSLPVGVFGSFFLLKAMGLENDIYAQVGLIMIIGLLGKNAVLIVEFAVKRRQAGDSILEAAIEGAKARFRPILMTSFAFIAGLVPLVFAGGAGAIGNHTIGASALGGMLVGTIFGVIVIPGLYYIFAKLADGRKMIQAEDESPLSEDMIHYE; encoded by the coding sequence ATGTTTAAGAAAGTCATACACCGACCGGTATTCGCTATCGTATTATCGGTTGTCATCCTATTTATTGGTGGCTTGGCCATCAAACAGTTACCCACGGAACAATTTCCAAAAATAGCACCGACTACAGTTGCAGTTACCATAGCCTATCCAGGAGCAAGCGCAGATGTATTGGTCAAGTCATCGCTCATAACATTGGAAAATGCAATTAATGGTGTGCAGGGCATGCGATACATAGCAACAGATGCAACGAGCGCCGGTGAAGCTACTGTTAACGTGATTTTTGATCCCGGAACCGATCCGAATGATGCTGTTGTACTCGTCAAAACACGTGTCGATCAGGTGATGCCCTTGTTGCCCGAGCTCGTACAGAAAGAAGGGGTTGTGGTCAATCCAATCCAGCCCAGTATGCTGATGTACGTCAATTTATACAGTTCCAATAAAAGTATGGACGAGAAGTTCTTATATAACTATGCGACGGTCAATATCATCCCTGAGATCAACCGTATTCATGGTATTGCCAAATCACAGATTCTCGGAAGCCGTAGGTATGCCATGCGGATTTGGCTGAATCCGGATCGTATGCGAGCTTATAATCTGTCTGTGGATGAAGTGATGGAGGCAATAGGTGAGCAAAGTATCATTGGACGTCCAGGACGGCTTGGCCAGAGTTCAGGTATAGCGGCACAGTCGCTAGAATACGTTCTGACTTACAAAGGACAATACAATCAGCCCCAGGAATATGAAAACATCATCTTGCGAGCCAATGCCGAAGGTGAAAATATCAAATTAAAGGATGTCGCCAAAGTAGAGCTGGGGAGCGAATTCTTTGATATCTACTCCAATCTGGACGGACATCCATCCGCTTCAATCGTGCTCAAACAAAATTATGGCAGTAATGCCAATGATGTGATCAAAGATGTAAAAGCAAAGCTCAAGGAAATGAAGGGCAACTTTCCACCCGGCATTGATTATAAAATCAGTTATGACGTATCCCAGTTTCTGGATGCTTCTATTGAGCAAGTGATGCACACTTTGCGAGATGCCTTCATTTTGGTTGCCATCGTCGTATTCATCTTCCTTGGGGACTGGAGATCTACTCTGATTCCTATCATAGCCGTCCCAGTCTCGCTCATAGGTACCTTCTTCGTCTTACAGCTATTCGGCCTGTCAATCAACCTGGTCACGCTTTTCGCGCTGGTATTGGCAATTGGAATTGTGGTCGATAACGCGATCGTGGTTATAGAGGCGGTACACGCAAAAATGGAAGAAAGCAATATATCACCATACAATGCTGTTAAAGAAGTGATGGCTGAAATCGCGGGAGCCATTATCGCGATCACTGCGGTGATGGTGGCCGTATTTATTCCTATTTCCTTTATGACCGGACCCGTCGGTACATTTTACCGTCAGTTTTCCATTACAATGGCCAGTTCAATTGTCATTTCGGCGGTAGTAGCACTCACCCTCACCCCCGTATTGGCTGCCATGTTATTAAAAAACAATCATGGTAAAGCCAAAAAGGTCAATGGACTCAGTAGAGCATTGGATGTGTTTAACGCAATCTTCGATAAAATCACTGGCAAATATGCTGGATTTCTACGAAAAATCGCCAGCAGACGGGCTATTACCTGGGGTATATTGATCGCATTCTGCCTAGGCACTTTCGCTATAAACAGAACGTTGCCAGGAGGATTTATCCCTAGCGAGGATCAAGGGACAATCTACGCAATTATTCAGACGCCACCTGGATCCACCCTGGAGCAAACAAACAAAATTTCACGTGAATTGCAAAAGATCTGTCAAAACGTGGAGGGAGTAGAGTCCGTTTCTTCTCTCGCGGGTTACGAAATTATGACAGAGGGCCGGGGTTCAAATGCAGGTACTTGCCTTATCAATCTGAAGACCTGGGATGAACGTGAACATTCTGTCAAGGAGATCATGGAAGAGCTGGAAGAAAAATCAAAAGACCTTGGAGCCATCGTAGAATTTTTCGAGCCGCCGGCTGTCCCAGGATTTGGTTCCTCAGGCGGATTTTCAATGCGATTGCTCGACCTAAACAGGACGACGGATTACCAAGACTTTGACAAGGTTAACAAAAATTTCATCGCCAATCTAAAAAAAAGAAAAGAACTGACAGGAGTCTTCACATTCTTCGCCGCGAATTATCCGCAATATGAATTGGTCTTTGACAATAACGCGGCCATGCAAAAAGGGGTTTCTATTGGCAAAGCCATGGACAACTTAAACATCCTCATCGGAAGCACCTATGAGCAGGGTTTCATCCGCTTTGGACAATTTTTTAAAGTTTATGTACAATCATCTCCTGAATTCAGAAGACTTCCGTCGGATATTATGAATTTATATGTGAAGAACGACCAGGGGCAAATGGTTCCTTATTCAGCGTTTATGACCTTGAAAAAGACACAAGGTCCCAATGAAATCACACGTTACAACATGTACAATTCGGCGGCCATTCGTGGACTTCCGGCTAAAGGTTACACAACTGCAGATGCCATTCAAGCAATCAACGAAACCGCCATACAGACATTACCGCATGGATATAAGGTAGCCTGGGAAGGGCTTTCCTACGACGAGGCGCAAAGAGGTAACGAGGCCGTTTACGTATTTTTGGTTGTACTGGTGTTTGTTTATCTCGTATTGGCTGCACAATATGAAAGCTTTATTATTCCATTTGCGGTTTTACTATCCCTACCAGTAGGCGTATTCGGTTCATTTTTCCTATTAAAAGCTATGGGCCTGGAGAATGATATCTATGCGCAAGTGGGACTCATCATGATTATCGGGTTATTAGGTAAAAATGCAGTACTTATAGTAGAATTTGCTGTTAAACGAAGGCAGGCTGGCGACTCCATTTTGGAGGCAGCAATAGAGGGGGCAAAAGCCAGGTTTAGACCGATTTTGATGACGTCATTTGCTTTTATAGCGGGCTTGGTACCCTTAGTCTTTGCCGGAGGCGCGGGGGCTATCGGAAATCACACTATCGGTGCATCAGCATTGGGCGGAATGCTTGTCGGGACAATTTTCGGTGTAATTGTCATTCCAGGGCTCTATTATATTTTTGCGAAACTCGCGGATGGAAGAAAAATGATCCAAGCCGAAGACGAATCACCTTTAAGCGAAGACATGATACATTATGAATAA
- a CDS encoding MEDS domain-containing protein → MKNKEKTEWKFAKTSIFWGEIAPTDHVVQIYENDESFLITLEGFVISGLEAKESVVLIATPEHITALSERLSKTGVDVDTNIADDHLIFLNAEQTLSKFMVNGWPEPKLFEETIMAIIRRALDKNRPVRAFGEMVALLWSKGEKSATVHLEMLWNRFCEMQNLCLFCAYPKNGFTQDVNSSAHTICCAHAKMLSGTQKSTTKIFYKTAPQQPSGIVL, encoded by the coding sequence ATGAAAAATAAGGAGAAAACGGAGTGGAAATTTGCTAAGACAAGTATCTTTTGGGGAGAAATTGCGCCAACAGATCACGTCGTACAAATTTATGAAAACGATGAATCTTTTTTAATTACGCTTGAAGGTTTCGTCATTAGCGGTCTCGAAGCAAAAGAATCGGTCGTGCTCATAGCAACCCCAGAGCACATTACAGCGTTATCTGAGCGACTTTCCAAAACGGGTGTTGACGTAGACACCAATATTGCCGACGATCATCTCATTTTCCTGAATGCAGAACAAACGTTATCCAAATTCATGGTAAATGGATGGCCTGAACCTAAGCTTTTTGAAGAAACCATCATGGCAATCATCCGGCGAGCTTTAGATAAAAATCGACCTGTCCGTGCTTTTGGTGAAATGGTAGCGCTCTTGTGGTCAAAGGGAGAAAAATCCGCTACCGTTCACTTAGAAATGCTTTGGAATCGCTTCTGCGAAATGCAGAATCTGTGTCTCTTCTGCGCTTACCCCAAGAATGGCTTCACACAGGATGTCAACTCGTCAGCTCACACCATTTGCTGTGCACATGCCAAGATGCTTTCAGGGACTCAAAAATCAACGACTAAAATCTTTTATAAAACAGCCCCACAACAACCATCGGGTATTGTACTTTAA